One genomic window of Micromonospora sp. WMMD1128 includes the following:
- the argF gene encoding ornithine carbamoyltransferase — MTRHFLRDDDLTPAEQAAVLDLAARMKADRYGHTPLAGPRSVAVLFDKQSLRTRISFDAGIAELGGHPLVVDTQVTHFGRGESLGDAGRVLSRYVAAIVLRTHGDDRIAEVAAHATVPVVNALTDTYHPCQLLADLLTVRERFGDTAGRILAYVGDAANNMAHSYLLAGATAGMHVRIAGPAGFAPDPAIVARAAKIAAGTGGSVDVGTDPVEAVRGAHVVATDTWTSMGQEDDGLDRITPFRPYQVSDALLDHAAADVIVLHCLPAHRGEEITGEVLDGPRSAVFDQAENRLHAQKALLTFLLEAST, encoded by the coding sequence ATGACCCGCCACTTCCTGCGCGACGACGACCTCACCCCGGCCGAGCAGGCCGCCGTGCTCGACCTCGCCGCCCGGATGAAGGCCGACCGGTACGGACACACGCCGCTCGCCGGGCCGAGGTCGGTGGCGGTGCTGTTCGACAAGCAGAGCCTGCGCACCCGGATCTCGTTCGACGCCGGCATCGCCGAGCTGGGCGGGCACCCGCTCGTGGTGGACACCCAGGTCACCCACTTCGGCCGCGGGGAGAGCCTCGGCGACGCCGGCCGGGTGCTGTCCCGCTACGTGGCCGCGATCGTGCTGCGCACCCACGGCGACGACCGGATCGCCGAGGTGGCCGCGCACGCCACCGTGCCCGTGGTCAACGCGCTCACCGACACCTACCACCCCTGCCAGTTGCTGGCCGACCTGCTCACCGTCCGGGAGCGGTTCGGGGACACCGCCGGGCGGATCCTCGCCTACGTCGGCGACGCGGCGAACAACATGGCCCACTCGTACCTCCTGGCCGGCGCGACCGCCGGGATGCACGTCCGGATCGCCGGACCGGCCGGCTTCGCGCCGGACCCGGCGATCGTGGCCCGCGCGGCGAAGATCGCCGCCGGCACCGGCGGTTCCGTCGACGTGGGCACCGACCCGGTCGAGGCGGTACGCGGCGCGCACGTGGTCGCCACCGACACCTGGACGTCGATGGGCCAGGAGGACGACGGGCTGGACCGGATCACCCCGTTCCGGCCCTACCAGGTCAGCGACGCCCTGCTCGACCACGCCGCGGCCGACGTGATCGTGCTGCACTGCCTGCCCGCCCACCGGGGCGAGGAGATCACCGGCGAGGTGCTCGACGGCCCGCGCAGCGCCGTGTTCGACCAGGCGGAGAATCGCCTGCACGCCCAGAAGGCGCTGCTGACGTTTCTCCTGGAGGCATCCACATGA
- the argH gene encoding argininosuccinate lyase, whose protein sequence is MGGVDDKSLTENSAATNRTSLWGGRFAGGPAEALARLSVSVQFDWRLAPYDIAGSRAHARVLAGAGLLDPDELGRMLAALDDLEAACASGAFRPTIDDEDVHTALERGLLERLGSLGGKLRAGRSRNDQVATDLRLYLRDHARGVAARLVELAEALVEQAERHVDTAAPGMTHLQHAQPVTFGHWLLAHVQPLLRDLERLRDWDERTAISPLGAGALAGSGLPLDPVAVAKELGFRTSFANSMDAVADRDFVAEFLFVTAMTGVHLSRLGEEVVLWTSQEFGWVELDDSFATGSSIMPQKKNADIAELARGKSGRLVGGLMSVLTMLKGLPMTYDRDMQEDKEPAFDAVDTLELLLPALAGMISTMTVRVDRLAATAPSGFSLATEVADWLVRRHVPFRDAHEITGKLVALCAARECELDEVSDADLAAVSEHLDPSVRDVLSVRSALAARITPGSTGPGPVADQLAAAADKLAGWRDWAAEQVVPR, encoded by the coding sequence ATGGGTGGGGTGGACGACAAGAGCCTGACCGAGAACAGCGCCGCCACCAACCGGACGAGCCTCTGGGGAGGCCGGTTCGCCGGCGGTCCCGCCGAGGCGCTCGCGCGGCTGTCGGTGAGCGTCCAGTTCGACTGGCGCCTCGCCCCGTACGATATCGCCGGCTCCCGGGCGCACGCCCGGGTCCTCGCCGGCGCCGGCCTGCTCGACCCGGACGAACTCGGGCGGATGCTGGCCGCGCTGGACGACCTGGAGGCCGCCTGCGCCTCCGGGGCGTTCCGTCCCACCATCGACGACGAGGACGTGCACACCGCCCTGGAGCGCGGCCTGCTGGAACGCCTGGGCAGCCTCGGCGGCAAGCTGCGCGCCGGCCGCTCCCGCAACGACCAGGTCGCCACCGACCTGCGGCTCTATCTGCGCGACCACGCCCGCGGGGTGGCCGCCCGGCTGGTCGAGCTGGCCGAGGCGCTCGTCGAGCAGGCGGAGCGGCACGTGGACACCGCCGCGCCGGGCATGACCCACCTGCAACACGCCCAGCCGGTGACGTTCGGGCACTGGCTGCTCGCCCACGTGCAGCCGCTGCTGCGCGACCTGGAGCGGCTGCGCGACTGGGACGAGCGGACCGCGATCAGCCCGCTCGGCGCCGGCGCGCTGGCCGGCTCGGGGCTGCCGCTGGACCCGGTGGCGGTCGCCAAGGAGCTGGGCTTCCGCACCTCGTTCGCCAACTCGATGGACGCGGTGGCCGACCGAGACTTCGTGGCCGAGTTCCTCTTCGTCACCGCGATGACCGGCGTGCACCTGTCCCGCCTCGGCGAGGAGGTGGTTCTCTGGACGTCGCAGGAGTTCGGCTGGGTCGAGCTCGACGACTCGTTCGCCACCGGCTCGTCGATTATGCCGCAGAAGAAGAACGCGGACATCGCCGAGCTGGCCCGCGGCAAGTCCGGCCGGCTGGTCGGCGGCCTGATGAGCGTGCTCACCATGCTCAAGGGCCTGCCGATGACCTACGACCGGGACATGCAGGAGGACAAGGAGCCGGCGTTCGACGCGGTCGACACGCTTGAGCTGCTGCTCCCCGCGCTGGCCGGGATGATCTCCACGATGACGGTCCGGGTGGACCGGCTCGCGGCCACCGCCCCGTCGGGCTTCTCCCTCGCCACCGAGGTCGCCGACTGGCTGGTCCGCCGGCACGTGCCGTTCCGCGACGCACACGAGATCACCGGCAAGCTGGTGGCGCTCTGCGCGGCCCGGGAGTGCGAGCTGGACGAGGTCTCCGACGCCGACTTGGCCGCGGTGAGCGAGCACCTGGACCCGTCGGTGCGCGACGTGCTGTCGGTGCGCTCGGCCCTGGCCGCGCGCATCACCCCCGGCTCCACCGGCCCCGGGCCGGTCGCCGACCAGCTCGCCGCCGCCGCGGACAAGCTGGCCGGTTGGCGGGACTGGGCCGCCGAGCAGGTCGTTCCCCGTTGA
- a CDS encoding arginine repressor, which yields MTAPLTRAARHGRIVELIRDGDIHSQTELADLLAADGIQVTQATLSRDLKELGAVTARGGDGRGVYLIPEDGRRPLRDAEGAPARLVRLLRELLNGVDSSGNIAVLRTPPGAAHYLASALDRAGLSEIVGTIAGDDTILVVAREADGGAALGDRLAGWARREEHIEGNTTA from the coding sequence ATGACCGCTCCGCTGACCCGCGCCGCGCGGCACGGCCGCATCGTCGAGCTGATCCGCGACGGCGACATCCACTCGCAGACCGAGTTGGCCGACCTGCTCGCCGCCGACGGCATCCAGGTCACCCAGGCCACCCTCTCCCGTGACCTCAAGGAGTTGGGGGCGGTGACCGCGCGCGGCGGCGACGGGCGCGGCGTCTACCTGATCCCCGAGGACGGCCGCCGGCCGCTGCGGGACGCCGAGGGGGCGCCGGCCCGGCTGGTCCGGCTGCTGCGCGAACTGCTCAACGGCGTCGACTCCAGCGGCAACATCGCCGTGCTGCGCACCCCGCCGGGCGCGGCCCACTACCTGGCCAGCGCGCTCGACCGGGCGGGCCTGTCGGAGATCGTCGGCACCATCGCCGGCGACGACACCATCCTCGTGGTGGCCCGCGAGGCCGACGGCGGCGCCGCGCTCGGCGACCGCCTCGCCGGGTGGGCCCGCCGGGAGGAACACATCGAAGGGAACACCACAGCATGA